One genomic region from Rosa rugosa chromosome 1, drRosRugo1.1, whole genome shotgun sequence encodes:
- the LOC133725029 gene encoding uncharacterized protein LOC133725029, translating into MMALRPRTNHRTLTNPSLIHVFSTYPSDSTDPTEPNPQSDSSSLSNYFSDVKASLRQQSQSQSQQQHSRPTSYSQQQHFRPTSQNNNPSLSRPSKAASLEEIRKNLAEFRLRSIGPNPTESNSAPPPPPPNPISFEKLYNKGVSSRKMEFQTVRESLKLIRLNANEQSERKGGGLSLLRFKSLDMNPRQDVGVRKGALTSLFDKEKERSGEKSSDALKTEFVKIYSYKELGEKLRKLRPEEGKEGGGFTLGEFSERLVKLRKMEENESESWVGGWNTDLKQSLLKISGEEKHRKSPMQRLHMIDIGQTPDYMMKPPKEGLVEKHFHPDNMSSAEKLKIELGKVRDEFKMSESDCGSARVQVAQLTTKIKHLSSVLHKKDKHSLKGLQAMVQRRKKLLKYLRRTDWDSYCLVLSKLGLRDTPDVKQEYKKHYKN; encoded by the exons ATGATGGCTCTCCGACCGAGAACCAACCACCGAACCCTCACAAACCCATCTCTCATTCACGTCTTCTCGACTTACCCATCCGACTCAACCGACCCAACTGAACCCAACCCCCAGTCCgactcctcctctctctccaaTTACTTCAGCGATGTCAAAGCCAGCCTCAGGCAACAGTCACAGTCACAGTCACAGCAACAACACAGCAGACCCACTTCATACTCACAGCAACAACACTTCAGACCCACTTCTCAGAACAACAACCCTTCTCTCTCCCGGCCTTCCAAGGCTGCCTCTCTGGAGGAAATCCGCAAAAACCTTGCGGAGTTTCGGCTTCGATCCATTGGGCCAAACCCCACTGAATCAAACTCtgcacctccacctccacctccgaaCCCCATTTCGTTTGAGAAGCTCTATAACAAAGGCGTGAGCAGCCGCAAGATGGAGTTTCAGACGGTTCGGGAGAGTCTGAAGCTCATAAGGCTCAATGCGAATGAGCAGAGTGAGAGGAAGGGTGGGGGATTGTCGTTGTTGAGGTTCAAAAGTTTGGATATGAATCCGAGGCAGGATGTGGGTGTTAGGAAGGGAGCACTTACAAGTTTATTTGATAAGGAGAAGGAGAGAAGTGGAGAGAAGAGCTCGGATGCATTGAAGACTGAGTTTGTGAAGATTTATAGCTATAAAGAGTTGGGGGAGAAGCTGAGGAAGTTGAGGCCCGAGGAAGGGAAGGAAGGGGGCGGGTTTACATTGGGGGAGTTCAGTGAGAGGTTGGTCAAGTTGAGGAAGATGGAAGAGAATGAGTCCGAGTCTTGGGTTGGGGGATGGAATACTGACTTGAAGCAGAGCTTGTTGAAGATATCCGGAGAGGAGAAGCATAGGAAAAGTCCGA TGCAGAGGCTTCATATGATAGATATAGGTCAAACTCCTGATTATATGATGAAACCCCCAAAGGAAGGCTTGGTTGAGAAG CATTTCCATCCAGATAACATGTCTTCTGCAGAAAAGCTGAAAATTGAGCTTGGCAAAGTTAGAGATGAATTTAAAATGTCAGAGTCAGATTGTGGTTCTGCACGAGTTCAAG TGGCACAACTCACAACTAAGATCAAGCATCTATCTTCAGTTCTACACAAAAAG GATAAGCATTCACTTAAGGGTCTTCAAGCAATGGTGCAGAGGAGGAAGAAGCTATTGAAGTATCTCCGAAGAACTGACTGGGACTCTTACTGCCTTGTTCTCTCCAAACTTGGTCTCCGGGACACGCCAGATGTCAAACAAGAGTACAAGAAACATTACAAGAATTAG
- the LOC133725030 gene encoding uncharacterized protein LOC133725030: MMAAAPPTEDVNDWVKLAMKDDVAVVGVLLDIRHAEPPPPPPPPPSMFKSPALKLEWSVRQRRSKHVPRHPSDVVVDVKKKKKKAAEESTRASPTTPLSWSGATSVSGGGASEESSKLPEPTDAARSKVAVTSCTTISKRPRKRKTLAQLKEEESLLLKERRNLKKELLNLRLNVEKQRATNESLKRIKLQQTMMKVASSSASGEAISYQPAQVNAVSELTRIIDLGNSQSSCPSNISYMVHEVGNCHEAAFPLPDLNLPFQDDHNSEALCGMS; encoded by the exons ATGATGGCTGCGGCGCCACCCACCGAAGACGTCAACGATTGGGTCAAACTCGCCATGAAAGACGACGTGGCGGTCGTCGGCGTTCTACTCGACATCAGACAcgccgagccgccgccgccgccgccgcctccaCCGTCGATGTTCAAGTCTCCAGCTTTGAAGCTCGAGTGGAGCGTGCGGCAGAGGCGGTCCAAGCACGTGCCGCGCCACCCAAGCGACGTCGTTGTTGAcgtcaaaaagaagaagaagaaggcggcGGAGGAGTCGACCAGAGCCAGCCCCACAACGCCGCTCTCCTGGAGCGGCGCCACTTCGGTCAGCGGCGGCGGTGCCTCCGAAGAGTCCAGCAAGCTGCCTGAGCCGACCGACGCCGCGAGATCTAAG GTTGCTGTTACAAGTTGCACGACCATCTCCAAGAGGCCGAGAAAGAGGAAG ACATTAGCTCAACTTAAAGAGGAGGAGAGTCTTCTATTGAAGGAAAGACGCAATTTGAAAAAG GAACTGCTAAACCTACGCCTCAATGTCGAGAAGCAGAGGGCCACAAATGAAAGCTTGAAAAGAATAAAG CTGCAGCAAACAATGATGAAAGTTGCATCTTCTTCTGCATCGGGTGAAGCCATTTCGTATCAACCTGCACAAGTAAATGCAGTTAGTGAACTTACTAGAATCATTGATCTTGGCAATTCACAGAGTTCCTGTCCATCCAACATTTCTTACATGGTACACGAAGTTGGGAACTGCCACGAAGCTGCCTTTCCACTACCGGATCTAAATCTTCCATTTCAAGATGATCACAACTCCGAGGCTTTATGTGGAATGAGCTGA
- the LOC133738261 gene encoding uncharacterized protein LOC133738261 — MAENSSDLPRECWEHIFNLLDHPSHFSSLSLVSKQFLYITNRLLLTLKLSDSTLQSILPRLLHRFRWLKHIDLSGFSGDMNPLLYRVAISGLNLESLNVSNQTCLPVNGIRVFGSKMMHLKCLDCSRVKFLQDSDLNLIAESFPLLQELDISYPEFGSTNPSTGSSDWKPISDSGIFSLTLNLKGLRRINLSGNHFITDLSLVHLSKHCVLLTQVVIHYCDFITQNGVAKLIRACCHLSCVSVCGIGGSLICLLGYSSLNFGSLGCSLISSRALSGIDFSDSVVSDELLCSVAEACFPMKKLVLSNCTSFTFAGISFLVSHYPFLEYLDLEGAYFLTDNEIIELSMSLHSITYINLSYCSSLTGVTLYTLARNCLVLNEIEMVGTNVGDEALETDVMPNLGVKSLKLSQNTSMGNGFIANYVSICPILELLDLSHCVNITEDGIVEVLKRCSRIRHLEINECGLMKNISIDFELPKLEVLYARGLRIDDDMLAIIGKRCSRLQQLDLSGCLNVTANGVKEVVANCKEIKEINLRSCDNVSVDIIPWMVFSRPSLKKIVQPCGGSVPTESQRNHFLRHGCLVCEG; from the coding sequence ATGGCAGAAAACTCATCAGATTTGCCACGAGAATGCTGGGAACACATATTCAATCTTCTAGACCACCCTTCTCACTTCTCCTCACTCTCTCTGGTCTCCAAGCAATTCCTCTACATCACCAATCGCCTCTTACTCACTCTCAAACTCTCCGATTCAACACTCCAATCCATTCTCCCCCGTCTTCTCCATAGATTCCGATGGCTGAAACATATAGACCTCAGTGGGTTCAGCGGCGACATGAACCCTCTTCTTTATCGAGTTGCCATATCTGGGTTGAACCTGGAATCCCTCAATGTCTCCAACCAAACATGTTTGCCAGTAAATGGGATAagagtgtttggctccaaaatgaTGCACTTGAAGTGTTTGGATTGCTCCAGAGTCAAGTTCTTACAGGACAGTGATCTAAACTTGATTGCAGAATCGTTTCCTTTGCTCCAAGAGCTTGACATTAGCTACCCAGAATTTGGATCCACCAATCCCTCAACTGGGTCATCGGATTGGAAGCCCATATCCGATTCTGGGATATTTTCACTCACATTGAATCTCAAGGGCCTGAGGAGGATCAACCTTTCTGGTAATCACTTCATTACTGATCTCTCCCTTGTGCATCTGTCCAAGCATTGTGTGCTTTTGACCCAAGTTGTTATTCATTACTGTGATTTCATAACACAAAATGGTGTGGCTAAACTGATCCGTGCCTGTTGTCACTTGAGTTGTGTTTCGGTTTGTGGAATTGGGGGGTCTTTGATTTGTTTGTTAGGTTATTCCTCGTTGAACTTTGGATCATTAGGGTGTTCACTGATAAGCTCCAGGGCTTTATCTGGTATTGATTTTTCGGACTCTGTGGTTTCGGATGAATTGCTATGTTCAGTAGCAGAAGCATGTTTTCCTATGAAGAAGCTCGTTCTTTCTAATTGTACAAGTTTTACTTTTGCTGGAATTTCATTTTTGGTGAGTCATTACCCGTTTCTTGAGTACTTGGATCTTGAAGGAGCTTATTTTCTCACAGATAATGAAATCATTGAGCTATCCATGTCCCTTCATAGTATCACTTATATAAACCTTAGCTATTGCAGTAGTCTCACCGGTGTCACCTTGTACACCCTCGCAAGAAACTGTCTGGTTTTAAATGAAATCGAGATGGTAGGAACGAATGTTGGGGATGAAGCCTTGGAAACCGATGTCATGCCAAACCTTGGAGTCAAGTCTCTTAAGTTGTCTCAAAATACTTCAATGGGAAATGGGTTTATTGCTAACTATGTATCCATTTGCCCAATTTTGGAGCTGCTTGATTTGAGCCATTGTGTAAACATCACAGAAGACGGCATTGTAGAAGTTCTGAAGAGATGCTCTAGGATTAGGCATTTGGAGATAAATGAATGTGGTTTGATGAAGAATATTTCAATTGACTTTGAACTTCCCAAGTTGGAGGTATTGTATGCAAGAGGATTGAGAATTGATGATGATATGTTGGCTATAATTGGGAAAAGATGTTCCAGGCTACAGCAATTGGACTTGTCGGGCTGCCTGAATGTGACAGCAAACGGGGTGAAGGAAGTGGTTGCGAACTGCAAAGAAATTAAGGAGATAAATTTGAGGTCGTGCGATAACGTCAGTGTTGATATTATTCCTTGGATGGTGTTTTCAAGGCCGTCACTCAAGAAAATAGTACAACCTTGTGGTGGCTCTGTTCCTACTGAGAGCCAAAGAAACCATTTCTTGCGTCATGGATGTCTTGTTTGTGAAGGCTAG